Proteins found in one Opitutaceae bacterium genomic segment:
- a CDS encoding ATP-binding protein, producing MKIRWNYLLTIWGATLLPLVVAGYFVYKTSESRTEQQAGENLRLLTRLISSEIDQYLTNLKDRIRARAITQEVSLLLEGPAGDPLKIGQVLLSVHNIDALNVGSVALFDGTGRKVADTDAAQGTIDESLSPWVAETLSTGFGVLYADGTAARPSLWVTAPVRNASGKMLGLLRVRVQLSALQQIVSRATSDLNTYAILSDASGIILAHGKAPERIGSLLPEPFPVAKPEAVLASGNATRTAASSPSERFAYQTLATVDWSAAVVQSGEAFHGGTRAVARVILYLGAVSFLVGGIAAVAAAHLMARPITQLAKVARRIEEGSVDQLFPRTGPVEIAALADAFNRMTARLNQSYRELEKQIEETRENEKRLRDVISANPVAQAVVDETGFIVRLNPAFNQLLGYSLSDVPTVQDLWLRLFPEDDTLDRFRHEFSRHLHAEGRNSDAPQSIEVEIPAKSGTKKVVELRGRAFGPMTIIAFHDLTARRRAELEVVRLNVDLEQRVAARTAELTQANAELESFSYAVSHDLRAPLRAIDGFSRALEEDYAGKLDGEALDYLSRIRAASQRMGILIDDLLTLSKVSRAEVHREAVDLSDMALTVWEGIRQADPARSVNFECEPGMRTEGDMSLIRIVIENLLSNAWKYTRRRADAKVSLTCRIQPAAFGREERVYVLEDNGAGFDMRYAAKLFGAFQRLHGQTEFEGTGIGLATVRRIINRHGGRIWAQAEVNKGATFFFTLAEAKSTAIGRSSDSHSPFTATAPRSWP from the coding sequence GTGAAAATCCGGTGGAACTATCTCCTCACCATTTGGGGCGCCACCCTGCTTCCGCTGGTCGTTGCGGGCTACTTCGTTTACAAGACCAGCGAAAGTCGCACAGAGCAGCAGGCAGGCGAAAATCTCCGGCTTCTCACCCGCCTTATCAGCAGTGAGATTGATCAATACCTAACAAACCTGAAGGACAGGATTCGCGCGCGAGCGATTACGCAGGAGGTTTCCCTGCTTTTGGAGGGACCGGCTGGCGATCCGTTGAAGATTGGGCAGGTCCTCCTCAGTGTTCACAACATCGACGCCTTGAACGTCGGTTCAGTCGCGCTTTTTGACGGCACTGGAAGGAAGGTCGCAGACACCGATGCGGCACAGGGCACGATTGACGAGTCGCTGAGCCCGTGGGTGGCGGAGACCCTGAGCACCGGCTTTGGCGTGTTGTATGCAGATGGCACGGCCGCTAGGCCCTCGTTGTGGGTCACAGCGCCGGTTCGCAATGCGTCCGGGAAGATGCTCGGACTGCTACGGGTGCGGGTGCAGCTTTCGGCGCTCCAGCAGATCGTTTCCCGCGCCACATCCGACCTGAACACCTATGCCATCCTCTCCGATGCAAGTGGCATCATACTCGCACACGGCAAGGCGCCCGAGAGAATCGGATCCCTGCTCCCGGAACCTTTCCCCGTTGCCAAGCCCGAAGCGGTTCTGGCAAGCGGAAACGCCACCCGAACAGCGGCCAGCAGTCCGTCGGAGCGTTTCGCATACCAGACCCTGGCCACTGTCGACTGGTCGGCCGCTGTCGTGCAATCCGGCGAAGCGTTCCATGGGGGCACGCGTGCAGTGGCGAGGGTCATCCTTTACCTTGGTGCCGTTTCCTTTTTGGTGGGAGGAATAGCCGCCGTCGCCGCGGCTCATTTGATGGCGAGGCCGATCACGCAGTTGGCGAAGGTGGCCAGGAGAATCGAGGAAGGGTCCGTCGACCAGCTCTTCCCGCGGACCGGGCCAGTGGAGATAGCGGCACTCGCAGATGCGTTCAACCGGATGACCGCACGCTTGAACCAATCTTATCGCGAACTTGAGAAGCAGATTGAAGAAACCCGGGAGAACGAGAAACGCCTTCGAGATGTGATCAGCGCCAACCCGGTGGCCCAGGCGGTAGTCGACGAAACCGGCTTCATTGTCCGCCTGAACCCTGCCTTCAATCAACTCCTGGGATATAGTCTCAGTGATGTGCCCACGGTGCAAGATCTCTGGCTCCGCTTGTTTCCAGAAGACGACACACTCGACCGGTTCCGGCACGAGTTTTCCCGCCACCTGCATGCAGAAGGCAGAAACAGCGACGCGCCTCAATCAATTGAAGTCGAGATCCCCGCCAAATCGGGAACCAAGAAAGTCGTGGAGCTACGCGGGCGCGCCTTCGGCCCGATGACAATCATCGCCTTCCATGACCTCACCGCTCGCCGACGTGCCGAGCTTGAGGTCGTAAGGCTCAATGTGGACCTCGAGCAACGGGTGGCCGCACGGACAGCTGAGCTCACCCAGGCGAACGCTGAATTGGAGTCCTTCAGCTATGCCGTATCGCACGACCTGCGGGCACCGCTGCGCGCCATCGACGGCTTCAGTCGCGCCCTGGAGGAGGATTACGCCGGAAAGCTCGACGGCGAGGCCCTGGATTATCTTTCCCGAATCCGGGCGGCAAGCCAGCGAATGGGTATTTTAATTGACGACCTGTTAACTCTTTCGAAGGTGAGCCGGGCGGAGGTGCATCGTGAAGCCGTGGATCTTTCGGATATGGCGCTCACTGTCTGGGAGGGCATAAGGCAGGCGGATCCGGCGCGAAGCGTGAACTTTGAATGTGAGCCCGGGATGCGCACGGAGGGGGACATGAGCCTGATCCGGATCGTAATCGAGAACCTGCTATCCAATGCGTGGAAGTACACACGGCGGCGAGCTGATGCGAAGGTCAGCCTGACCTGCAGGATCCAACCTGCTGCTTTTGGCCGCGAGGAGCGCGTATATGTGCTCGAGGACAACGGCGCGGGTTTTGACATGCGGTATGCCGCGAAACTCTTTGGCGCGTTCCAGCGACTTCATGGCCAGACCGAATTCGAAGGCACGGGCATCGGTCTTGCAACCGTCCGGCGGATCATCAACCGTCACGGCGGTCGGATCTGGGCCCAGGCAGAGGTAAACAAAGGAGCCACGTTTTTCTTCACGCTTGCAGAGGCCAAGTCGACCGCCATCGGAAGGTCGTCAGACTCCCACTCCCCCTTTACTGCAACCGCACCCAGATCATGGCCCTAA
- a CDS encoding response regulator has protein sequence MALKTILLVEDNPDDVALTLRAFKKSNILNEVVVARDGVEAIEWLTGTGAFTGRDAADVPALVLLDLKLPRADGLEVLKAIRAHPHTKLIRVVILTTSREEPDVAEAYRLGANSYIRKPVDFDEFIRAVGHLGLYWLLLNEAPPPPARQ, from the coding sequence ATGGCCCTAAAAACGATCCTTCTCGTCGAGGACAACCCGGATGACGTCGCGTTGACCCTGCGCGCGTTCAAAAAGAGCAACATTCTCAATGAGGTGGTTGTCGCCCGTGACGGCGTCGAGGCAATCGAGTGGCTCACTGGGACGGGAGCCTTCACAGGTCGCGATGCTGCTGACGTACCCGCTCTTGTGCTATTGGATCTGAAACTTCCCCGCGCCGACGGCCTTGAAGTGCTAAAGGCAATCCGGGCGCATCCCCATACCAAGTTGATTCGGGTCGTCATTCTCACCACTTCCCGCGAGGAACCCGACGTGGCGGAAGCCTACCGTCTCGGGGCGAACAGCTACATTCGAAAGCCCGTTGATTTTGATGAATTCATTCGCGCAGTCGGGCATCTTGGGCTTTATTGGTTGTTGCTCAACGAAGCGCCACCCCCTCCGGCAAGACAATGA
- a CDS encoding response regulator, translating into MTEAPLRFLIIEDDETDAELIARHLRRDGLALEFVRVENEPTLRDALSNHAWDVIIADYTQPTFNAFRALEIYAEYRLDIPFIIISGTVGEEVAVEAMRAGAHDYLLKDKLTRLGPLIRRELRESKTRIERRKTEAALRESEERFRLLVENTNDLIAEVSATGLLLYASPNHFQILAYPPRELVGRSVYDTVHQDDRQIIVDRLTARDGSVFNYRVIGKDGVTHWLESSGRSFRTSSGEERIVVISRDVTERMQANEKRAQLEAQLRQSQKMEAIGTLAGGIAHDFNNILTGIIGNIQLAQIEAPPGHLVTQPLQDALSASYRARDLVSQILTFSRRHEQRRSPGDIGAIAKEALRLLRSSLPASISIETQINEGCPKVLCDPTQIHQVIMNLGTNAAHAMKERGGLLRVAVDRVCVDGTLRPRYPQLSEGLAVRLTVADTGMGIPQQNLERIFEPFFTTKPVGEGTGLGLAVVHGIVQSHDAAVTVDSAVGKGTSFSIYFPPVEGRSQQSAAPHETAPKGFGQQVMLVDDEPGVVSLGSRMLEKLNYRPLAFTQASVALKAIQEKYNEIDVLITDLAMPEMSGLDLARQFLTLKPTAVIIVSTGMMRALDRDNADSIGIRFAINKPFTFADFATTLSKALKDQGKN; encoded by the coding sequence ATGACGGAAGCGCCCCTCAGATTCCTGATCATCGAAGACGATGAGACAGATGCCGAGCTTATTGCCCGACACTTGCGGCGTGATGGACTCGCACTGGAGTTCGTGCGGGTTGAGAACGAGCCGACCCTTCGCGATGCGCTCTCCAACCACGCTTGGGACGTCATAATCGCCGACTATACACAGCCCACGTTCAACGCGTTCAGGGCCCTCGAGATTTATGCGGAATATCGCCTCGATATCCCCTTCATTATCATCTCCGGAACGGTGGGCGAAGAAGTCGCGGTGGAGGCGATGCGCGCTGGCGCACACGACTATCTGCTCAAGGACAAGCTTACCCGGCTGGGCCCGCTGATCCGTCGCGAACTTCGTGAATCAAAGACGCGCATCGAACGCCGCAAGACTGAGGCGGCCCTGCGCGAAAGTGAGGAGCGCTTCCGCCTCCTGGTTGAGAACACCAACGACCTGATCGCGGAGGTTTCCGCCACCGGACTGCTGCTCTACGCGAGCCCAAATCACTTTCAGATCCTCGCCTACCCCCCCCGGGAACTTGTTGGTCGGAGTGTTTACGACACTGTCCACCAGGATGACCGACAGATAATTGTCGACCGCCTCACCGCACGCGACGGATCCGTGTTCAACTATCGGGTGATCGGGAAAGACGGCGTTACCCACTGGCTCGAATCGTCCGGCCGCTCGTTCAGGACCTCATCCGGTGAGGAACGTATCGTGGTCATTTCGCGTGACGTCACGGAGCGGATGCAGGCCAACGAAAAGCGGGCCCAACTCGAAGCACAGCTTCGGCAGTCACAGAAGATGGAGGCCATCGGCACCCTCGCCGGAGGCATTGCGCACGATTTCAACAATATTCTTACCGGGATCATTGGCAACATACAGCTTGCCCAGATTGAGGCGCCTCCCGGACATCTGGTCACCCAACCACTGCAGGATGCGCTGAGCGCCTCTTATCGGGCCCGCGATCTGGTGTCGCAGATCCTCACTTTCAGCCGCAGACATGAGCAGCGGCGGAGCCCGGGAGACATCGGCGCGATCGCAAAAGAAGCGCTTCGTCTGCTTCGGTCGTCTCTCCCGGCATCGATTTCCATCGAGACACAGATCAACGAAGGTTGCCCAAAGGTGCTGTGTGATCCCACGCAGATTCACCAGGTGATCATGAACCTCGGAACGAATGCGGCGCACGCCATGAAGGAACGAGGCGGCCTTCTTCGGGTCGCCGTAGATCGAGTTTGCGTGGATGGAACGCTGCGCCCACGGTACCCGCAGTTGAGTGAAGGTCTCGCGGTGCGGCTTACCGTCGCAGATACCGGCATGGGTATTCCCCAGCAAAACCTGGAGCGGATTTTTGAACCGTTCTTTACGACCAAGCCCGTTGGGGAAGGCACTGGGCTCGGGCTTGCTGTCGTCCATGGTATCGTTCAAAGCCACGATGCTGCCGTGACGGTAGACAGCGCCGTCGGCAAAGGCACGTCGTTCTCGATCTATTTCCCACCGGTCGAAGGCAGAAGCCAGCAGTCTGCAGCACCCCACGAGACCGCCCCCAAGGGGTTCGGCCAGCAGGTGATGCTCGTCGACGATGAGCCAGGAGTGGTCTCACTCGGCTCGCGAATGCTCGAGAAGCTGAATTACCGCCCCCTCGCTTTCACGCAGGCGAGCGTCGCGCTGAAGGCAATCCAGGAAAAGTACAACGAGATCGATGTCCTCATCACGGACTTGGCGATGCCCGAGATGTCGGGCCTCGATCTGGCGCGGCAGTTTCTCACGCTCAAACCGACTGCTGTCATCATTGTCTCCACGGGAATGATGCGGGCTCTTGATCGCGACAATGCGGATTCCATCGGAATACGATTCGCAATCAACAAGCCATTCACCTTTGCCGATTTCGCGACTACGCTTTCAAAGGCGCTCAAGGACCAGGGGAAAAATTAA
- a CDS encoding alpha/beta fold hydrolase, with protein MPHLFHRTFGEPSDLVVILLHGLLGSSRNWLTTAGELASERRVHALDLRNHGQSFHDDRMDYPSMARDVIAWMDEAGLDSALIVGHSMGGKVAMKLSEDFPRRVKGVGVVDIAPRDYQSFAHRAEFAAMNALDLRTIASRAEAELRFEGLVPDWAMRKFLTTNLERSDDGWRWVINLPVLTRALPQLEADPLGETSTYRGPIRFWRGTRSAYIRPEDERRIISLYPQARVDAIEGAGHNPHMDSRPALVAALRDYAASVA; from the coding sequence GTGCCACACCTGTTCCATCGCACTTTCGGAGAGCCGTCCGACCTCGTCGTCATCCTGCTCCATGGCCTGTTGGGCTCGTCACGCAACTGGCTGACCACCGCCGGGGAACTGGCATCTGAGAGACGGGTACACGCCTTGGATCTTCGAAACCATGGCCAATCGTTCCATGATGATCGGATGGATTACCCCTCCATGGCGCGGGATGTGATCGCGTGGATGGACGAGGCGGGCTTGGATTCAGCTTTGATCGTTGGCCACAGCATGGGTGGGAAGGTCGCGATGAAGCTTAGCGAAGATTTCCCGCGTCGTGTGAAGGGGGTGGGCGTGGTCGACATCGCTCCCCGCGACTACCAATCTTTTGCGCACCGGGCGGAGTTTGCGGCGATGAATGCATTGGACCTCCGCACCATTGCTTCAAGGGCCGAGGCGGAACTACGGTTCGAAGGGTTGGTGCCGGACTGGGCGATGCGCAAATTTCTTACGACCAACCTTGAGCGCTCCGACGATGGCTGGAGGTGGGTGATCAATCTCCCGGTCCTCACGCGCGCCTTGCCGCAGCTTGAGGCAGATCCGCTGGGAGAGACGTCTACCTATCGAGGCCCGATTCGGTTTTGGCGGGGAACACGGTCTGCGTACATTCGGCCTGAAGACGAACGACGAATCATCTCTCTCTATCCCCAGGCTCGCGTCGACGCGATTGAAGGAGCAGGCCATAATCCGCACATGGATTCCCGGCCAGCGTTGGTCGCGGCGCTTAGGGACTACGCTGCTTCGGTGGCTTAA
- the mutS gene encoding DNA mismatch repair protein MutS: MSQQEKLTPMLQQYFEVKRGLPAGTLLLFRLGDFYELFFEDAEIAAPLLGLTLTKRMDHPMAGLPFHAAETYINKLLAAGRKVAICDQAEPAKAGKLVKRELTRILSPGTRMGANQVESQRNQYLCAVACDKAGVAAAWLDITTGDFQLASSLKVDDLLPVLTAIAPAEVLVAERCIQAWQTAPHEETALHALARFCQARLVTELASYLFEIPEGARNVTRALGVLNLDGFGLSHTHPGLGPAGALVHYATENLRAKPENLRGLREYRTEQTLLLDPATLRNLEVFVSARGDRDGTLLAAINRTQTPPGARLLEKWLGAPTLDLNEITHRQGVVGEMVTRSDLLPPLRHSLAKARDLPRILGRLQNRLRNPRELGGIRDTLKELPGIREHLAAFGSDSLCAALGHRMDECPELYRLLDSALNDELPPEIEDGGVFRHGYDAELDRLRALTTDNRTWLSDLERQEQERTGIKSLKVRFTGNFGYYIEVTKANLHLVPADYIRRQTTVGGERYVTEALKQKEREIFHAEENALARERDLFAGLIERVLEAGEKLAENGAVLAEVDVLAGWADLAREWEYCRPLVDESDVLEIADGRHPVVEQMLRKPLVGSPQPFVPNDTSLACTSEQIGLITGPNMAGKSTYIRQVALIALLAHVGCWVPAKACRLGLIDRIFSRVGANDDLARGNSTFMVEMNETANILNNATDRSLIILDEIGRGTSTYDGLSIAWAVVEHLHRSAERGPRTLFATHYQELTQLARHLPRLRNWSVAVKEWNDEIVFARRVVPGAADRSYGIQVARLAGLPLTVIERAKAILEKLESEEGQVTVAGPQAKPKRVAPIRTGEEPGQLSLL; this comes from the coding sequence ATGTCCCAGCAGGAGAAACTCACACCGATGCTGCAGCAGTACTTTGAGGTGAAGCGCGGCTTGCCCGCCGGCACCTTGTTGCTGTTCAGACTTGGCGACTTCTACGAGCTGTTTTTCGAGGATGCCGAGATCGCGGCTCCTTTGCTTGGATTGACGCTCACCAAACGCATGGATCATCCCATGGCAGGCCTCCCCTTCCATGCGGCAGAGACTTACATCAACAAGCTTCTTGCGGCCGGGAGAAAGGTGGCCATTTGCGACCAGGCTGAACCGGCGAAGGCCGGAAAACTGGTGAAACGTGAGCTGACCCGGATTCTCAGCCCGGGAACGCGAATGGGCGCGAACCAGGTGGAGTCCCAGCGCAATCAGTACCTTTGTGCTGTCGCGTGTGACAAGGCCGGGGTAGCGGCAGCCTGGCTCGATATCACGACTGGAGACTTTCAATTGGCTTCAAGCTTGAAGGTCGACGACCTGCTTCCCGTGCTGACCGCTATCGCTCCCGCGGAAGTGCTGGTGGCGGAACGGTGCATCCAAGCTTGGCAGACGGCCCCCCATGAGGAGACCGCGCTTCATGCGCTTGCGCGCTTTTGTCAGGCACGGTTGGTGACTGAGCTCGCATCGTACCTGTTCGAGATCCCTGAAGGGGCTCGAAACGTGACTCGTGCGCTTGGCGTGTTGAATTTGGACGGGTTCGGTCTTTCCCATACGCATCCAGGCCTCGGTCCCGCAGGGGCCCTGGTCCATTACGCAACCGAGAACCTTCGCGCCAAGCCGGAGAACCTGCGCGGTCTGCGCGAGTATCGCACGGAGCAAACGTTGCTCCTCGATCCCGCGACGCTGCGCAACCTCGAGGTCTTCGTCTCCGCGCGCGGTGATCGCGATGGCACCCTGCTTGCGGCCATCAATCGCACGCAAACGCCTCCCGGTGCCCGTCTTCTCGAGAAGTGGCTGGGGGCGCCGACGTTGGACCTAAATGAGATCACCCATCGTCAGGGGGTCGTGGGAGAGATGGTGACTAGGAGCGACTTGCTTCCCCCGTTGCGCCACTCGCTGGCCAAGGCTCGGGATCTTCCCCGCATTCTGGGTCGACTTCAGAACCGCCTGCGCAATCCGAGGGAGCTCGGCGGGATTCGCGACACGCTCAAGGAGCTGCCTGGCATTCGGGAACACCTCGCAGCATTCGGTTCAGACTCCTTGTGCGCGGCCCTGGGCCATCGGATGGATGAATGCCCGGAGCTCTACAGGCTTCTAGATTCAGCGCTGAATGACGAACTGCCCCCTGAAATAGAGGATGGCGGCGTTTTTCGCCACGGATACGATGCCGAACTCGATCGCCTCAGGGCCCTCACGACCGACAACCGCACGTGGCTGAGCGACCTGGAGCGTCAGGAACAAGAGCGAACCGGGATAAAAAGCCTCAAGGTGCGCTTCACCGGTAATTTCGGGTACTATATCGAAGTCACCAAAGCGAACCTTCACCTGGTCCCGGCAGACTACATTCGCCGACAGACCACCGTGGGTGGAGAACGATACGTGACCGAGGCGCTTAAACAGAAGGAGCGTGAAATCTTTCATGCCGAAGAGAACGCCCTCGCCCGCGAACGCGATCTGTTCGCAGGACTAATCGAACGCGTCCTGGAGGCTGGGGAGAAACTGGCGGAAAATGGCGCTGTCCTCGCCGAGGTCGATGTGCTGGCAGGTTGGGCCGATCTCGCTCGTGAATGGGAGTATTGCCGCCCGCTTGTGGACGAGTCGGATGTGCTGGAGATCGCAGACGGTCGCCATCCGGTGGTTGAGCAAATGTTGCGGAAGCCTCTTGTCGGGAGTCCCCAGCCGTTTGTGCCAAACGACACGTCGCTCGCGTGCACGTCGGAGCAGATTGGCTTGATCACGGGTCCCAACATGGCTGGAAAATCCACCTACATCCGGCAGGTCGCGCTGATCGCATTGCTCGCCCATGTCGGCTGCTGGGTGCCGGCCAAGGCATGCAGGCTAGGCCTGATCGATCGGATCTTCTCCCGTGTTGGCGCGAACGATGACCTCGCCCGTGGAAATTCGACCTTCATGGTCGAGATGAATGAGACGGCCAATATCCTAAACAACGCGACGGATCGCTCCCTGATCATCCTGGATGAGATTGGCCGTGGCACCTCCACCTACGACGGCCTGAGCATTGCCTGGGCCGTGGTCGAGCACCTGCATCGCTCCGCGGAGCGCGGGCCGCGGACCTTGTTTGCAACACACTACCAGGAATTGACCCAACTGGCGCGTCACCTCCCACGCTTGAGGAATTGGAGTGTCGCGGTGAAGGAGTGGAATGATGAGATTGTCTTCGCACGACGGGTGGTGCCGGGTGCCGCTGACCGCAGCTATGGCATCCAGGTCGCGAGGCTGGCGGGTCTGCCCTTGACAGTCATAGAACGTGCCAAAGCCATATTGGAAAAGCTGGAGTCGGAAGAAGGACAGGTGACGGTAGCAGGTCCTCAAGCGAAGCCGAAACGGGTGGCACCGATTCGCACGGGCGAGGAACCTGGGCAGCTTAGTTTGCTTTGA
- a CDS encoding carbohydrate binding domain-containing protein: protein MTVLRPALLSLVATTAIAAGPIPEGWFVWPMVEQKTGAATDVAFLNRAPAGRDGRIQVVNGKFALPNGERVRFWGANLTSGENFPATAEEAAFIARHLSKSGVNIARLHHLDNPWGVAKGGSIWKADDPRRQEFDPVQLDRLHRLMTELKKAGVFININLKCSKALSAADGFPESVVKFPDFQKRVDIYDERMGLLQKDYARKLLTTPNPYTGLAPVDDPAVAIIEINNENSLLGYWTANIGHGFDRFPVEFQNSLLVLWNKWLVENYGARDAVAGAWNRTGGISETVVGEDYAWSENRAAGVEMTVDRKTKGQIDITVAKTGGIDWQAQVYAGGLSLREGEAYTIEFEARADNPRDLRLLLGADTLANPNTQWREMGYSDYVKLTPEWTKVRKVFIAHSIAGTPARLDLNLGMATGSLSVRNIKLSLGAEGIGLKPEEDPAKGNVGLPLAPSGKQWSDWIQFLAETERTFADEMRRFLREDLRVTAPITFTQIEYGGLTGVHRETGSDFADAHAYWQHPDFGAANDWDGERWTIKNSPQLSAVTDRNFQELGAMALRRIKGKPYTISEYDHPAPSEFVAEMYPLVAAFGAVQDWDGIYPFCHGTYGSADKDGRISSYFDQQHHPAKWGQSAFATLIFRRGDIPAATSSTTLRLPRPVWSASHHAALLWQFLEPQAPYGFLFSRLSVDENPLPGNEQARLEREGPTSQGKLQLADGNRGRYATICTPKASAVFGFIGDTVCEIDGLKATVKAFGRNFAAISIVSLDGEPVAVARQSLVTVVARAENQDMIWNETRTSVGKRWGHGPTLAEFVPAEISVGAAAGAKVFALAPDGSRSAEVKATYSDNRLTFSTDPKQPTLHYEIVR, encoded by the coding sequence ATGACTGTGCTGCGACCCGCATTGCTCTCCCTCGTTGCCACGACCGCTATTGCGGCAGGCCCCATTCCGGAGGGCTGGTTCGTCTGGCCGATGGTCGAACAAAAAACAGGAGCGGCGACCGATGTGGCATTCCTCAACCGTGCCCCTGCGGGTAGAGACGGCCGGATCCAAGTGGTGAACGGAAAATTTGCCCTGCCAAATGGAGAGCGAGTGCGATTCTGGGGAGCGAACCTGACATCCGGGGAGAATTTCCCAGCCACTGCCGAGGAAGCAGCATTCATTGCGAGGCATCTCTCCAAAAGCGGCGTGAATATCGCCCGGCTGCATCACCTCGACAATCCCTGGGGTGTAGCCAAAGGCGGGAGTATTTGGAAGGCGGACGATCCGCGCAGGCAGGAGTTCGATCCCGTTCAATTGGACCGATTGCACCGCTTGATGACGGAACTCAAGAAAGCCGGCGTCTTCATCAACATTAACCTGAAGTGCTCGAAGGCCTTGTCCGCTGCGGATGGATTTCCCGAATCCGTCGTCAAGTTCCCTGATTTTCAGAAGCGCGTGGATATTTATGACGAACGGATGGGCCTGCTACAGAAAGATTACGCCCGCAAGCTCCTCACCACGCCCAACCCCTACACGGGTCTTGCGCCTGTCGACGATCCCGCCGTTGCGATCATTGAGATCAACAATGAAAACTCCTTGCTCGGGTACTGGACGGCGAACATTGGGCATGGCTTCGATCGCTTTCCCGTGGAGTTCCAAAATAGCCTGCTGGTTCTCTGGAACAAGTGGCTCGTTGAAAATTATGGCGCGCGAGACGCGGTGGCCGGTGCGTGGAACCGGACTGGCGGAATCAGTGAAACGGTCGTGGGGGAAGACTACGCCTGGAGCGAGAATCGCGCGGCCGGGGTTGAGATGACAGTTGATCGAAAGACGAAGGGGCAGATCGACATCACTGTCGCCAAGACCGGAGGCATAGACTGGCAGGCGCAGGTGTATGCAGGTGGACTCAGCCTCCGCGAAGGCGAAGCATACACGATCGAGTTCGAAGCCCGGGCCGATAATCCGAGGGACCTTCGACTGCTCCTCGGGGCTGATACCCTCGCTAATCCGAACACGCAGTGGCGTGAGATGGGGTACAGCGATTACGTGAAGCTGACCCCCGAGTGGACCAAGGTGCGAAAGGTGTTTATCGCCCATTCGATTGCCGGCACACCCGCCAGGCTCGACCTCAACTTGGGTATGGCCACCGGCAGCCTTTCGGTAAGAAATATCAAGCTCTCCCTGGGCGCCGAGGGGATCGGCCTTAAACCTGAAGAGGATCCTGCAAAGGGAAATGTTGGCCTTCCGCTCGCGCCCTCTGGCAAACAATGGAGCGATTGGATCCAGTTTCTTGCGGAGACAGAGCGCACATTCGCGGATGAGATGCGCAGGTTCCTGCGTGAAGATCTGCGCGTGACTGCGCCAATCACGTTCACCCAGATCGAGTATGGCGGCCTCACGGGCGTCCATCGGGAGACAGGAAGCGACTTTGCGGATGCCCATGCCTATTGGCAGCACCCGGATTTCGGCGCTGCGAACGATTGGGATGGCGAACGCTGGACCATCAAGAATTCGCCCCAGCTTTCCGCAGTGACCGATAGGAATTTCCAGGAACTGGGAGCCATGGCGCTCCGCCGCATCAAAGGCAAACCGTATACAATTTCTGAATACGACCACCCCGCCCCTTCCGAATTCGTCGCCGAGATGTATCCCCTTGTCGCGGCGTTTGGTGCTGTGCAGGACTGGGATGGAATCTATCCCTTTTGCCACGGCACCTACGGATCGGCGGATAAGGACGGGAGAATCTCCTCCTATTTTGACCAGCAGCACCATCCGGCGAAATGGGGACAGTCGGCCTTCGCCACCCTCATCTTCCGGCGCGGCGACATCCCGGCAGCGACGTCCTCCACCACCCTTCGACTCCCGCGGCCGGTTTGGTCGGCGTCCCATCACGCGGCCCTTCTTTGGCAGTTTCTTGAGCCTCAGGCGCCGTACGGCTTCCTTTTCTCGCGGCTCTCAGTTGACGAGAATCCATTGCCAGGAAATGAACAGGCACGCCTCGAGCGAGAAGGCCCAACCAGTCAGGGGAAGCTGCAACTGGCTGACGGAAACAGGGGACGTTACGCGACTATCTGCACCCCGAAGGCATCAGCGGTTTTTGGATTTATCGGCGACACTGTCTGTGAAATCGATGGTCTCAAGGCGACAGTTAAGGCGTTCGGCAGGAATTTCGCAGCGATCAGTATTGTGTCGCTCGACGGCGAGCCTGTCGCCGTGGCTCGACAAAGCCTCGTTACGGTTGTGGCTCGCGCGGAAAACCAGGACATGATCTGGAATGAAACCAGAACCTCCGTCGGCAAGCGTTGGGGCCATGGTCCGACCTTGGCCGAGTTCGTACCAGCCGAGATTTCCGTAGGCGCCGCAGCCGGAGCCAAGGTGTTCGCCCTCGCACCCGACGGCAGCCGGAGTGCGGAGGTGAAAGCGACCTATTCCGACAATCGCCTGACCTTCTCGACCGATCCCAAACAGCCGACGCTCCACTACGAAATCGTCAGGTGA